In Malus sylvestris chromosome 2, drMalSylv7.2, whole genome shotgun sequence, the genomic stretch ctaaatttgtagacaaaattttgtaaactaaatgatgtggaaGTTGATTagtggtttattacttaaacgttgataaacgtgctcgtttcctattgatgacacatcatttagtttgcatattttgtctacaaatttagtctccctagcagtACTCGTTAAACAATTATCAGAAATTTCACTCTGGTTGAAGAAAAAATATGTCATGCATGCAGCAGTAATGTTACATAACTACACAATCCTCTAACAACAGATCAACTAGCATGTCAGAAGGTTCTTCAAACTATATAACGCATGATCCTAAGCCACTCCATTCCGTGCTAGTTGATATTCTTCATTCATAACCCAAAGGTACGAGTGGTTCTCGGCTTGTTGCTTCAAGGCTGTCAACACCATCAACAAATCACTTTCGAAGGTATATGATTTAACGTAACAATTTGTCGTTATCACCTACGTGTAATATATTTGATAAGAGAACATTATTTTTATGTTAAACTTGTTGGTTAATGAAACATATATGAGTTAGGCTAGTTGGCCAGAGCCGTGCGTTCATCCCCTTATACTTAGCTGAATCACCCTCTATATAGATTTTTGTAGTTTAGAATACACTCATACTTCCTATTTTGTCAGTGAAACGATTATAGAGAGCATTCTGCTTCTAGTGTTGCAGCAATCTCCAACCCACTGGACGGTCACACCACCCACCGCCACCGACAGTTTCTTGCACCGCCGATGAGCTTTCTTCTTCCCACCATCGACAATTTGTTACCCTGTCAAAGTTTTAAGTTTGACTCTTTGTCCAATATCACTTGTatataaacaaaaatttaagaaaatagaaataaaaacgCGTCTTTAGCGAACTTTTTGGACAGGGCCTTTAAATACCAGGTCAAACATTCAACAAAGTAGGTTTTCAGCCTTTCACAACATTTGATCGACTGATATTGTACCAAGTGTGGCCAATTTAGGTTGAAAAATGGAAAACGTTTTTCTCGTTGCCATAGTGCGCTTTTGGTTGTAGCAGAATTTCTCCCCTGAGCACGTGCTGTGTATGGGGGTTTAACACCCATCAGATCCGTTCGTTTAAGAGCTTTAGAAGTGGAAGGCTAGGATTTTATTTCCAAGACACCATGCGCACATGTGAATAAGAGCCGTTAGATTACACTACCCAACCTTCCAGAGCCCCCAacaattcaacacaaaaccaaaatataatttataCCAAAAACGAAGGCAAAAAGGAGAAGTGAAAAAAAGGGTTGAGATGTTTACCAAACGAAAAAGGGACCATCTTGGTCTTGGCCCCTCAACGAggattgaaaaagaaaagtttcatgattagcATAAACATTAAACAATGGGAAGAAGCATGTATGAAGTTTTGGGTCACAAGCAACATCGGATAACACTCTCTGGAAAAGATTAGTTTGGCAATGTCATTGACGAGTTACTAACTAGTACTAAATTTGTATCAAGTTCGATACCTAGTTAATGACTTGCGTATTGTGTGGCTCTATCTTCCTCCCCCTTATAGTAGAATATTGTTGCCTAAATAATGATTTGATGTGTGGTTTAGACTCACAGTGCTTTATAACTGGAGATATATTCATTTGTCTCTACCGCAGTTATCATGTGACTAGACACAAGAATTTACCCCCGGTTGTAGCATAAATTTTCTCTATATGGTGAGATTACTGGAGGGTATGACACTTGGATGCATATATAGGACATAGTCTTGCCTGAAAGTCACATGATATTGCAGCAGTTGCTCTGCTTAGACTAGAAGAGTTGATGACAATTGCCAATTTTGCACTAAAGTAAATAAAAGCCCAAGGAAGAGAGATGCAATTACAAGAAGAAACTTCTACTTGGCTGTTAGAACTGAAAACCAACAGGTAGTCTGGGAACATAAATGTGATCATGAGCTCTTCTTACAAGAAATGAAATACCGAATCTCTTTTCTTCTCCAACAACACGACCTCTTTGGCTCAAAATCTCAGTGGAAAATCAGCTAAAACATGTCAGTTGATTCTATTCTCCTGATGTCAGATACGCGAGGCGGTTTTACAAGTCAACAGTGTATACTTTTAATCTACTAAGCATGCCTGTAACTAAGACACCGAATTCCTCCTACTCCTCGAACGGGTGGattttgtttcttctgcatTGCTAGAAGACCCAGGGCTCTCTGATGTATTAGAACTGCTGATTTCACCACTCCTTTCTTTGCTTGACCACAGCTTAGAAAATATCTTTTTCGACATGAACATACCTTTCACTTTACTAGATGGAactttttcaagattttttGTAGCACCGGGGTTCCCATTTCTATCGCTTCCAACTCCAACTCCTCCATTCACTTCGCCTAACCTTAGAGTAGAAATCTCACATTTTAAACCCTTGATTTCTTCTGCTGTCGGCACAGCATCCCAGTCGTCTTCTGTGTTGGTTGTAGACCTTGAGCTCCCATGAGACCCACCAGGGAGCAAGGCCCTGATGGAGCCTTGTAGATCAGGTGTACTGTTGCCACCGGATGCTGAAGCCCTAATCTGTTCAAAGAAAAGGACCTGCACAACAACTCTTAAGGGCAGCCGCTCATTTTGCACAGCGTGCATGCAGGCATCTACTGACAACTtcctgcagtccattaatttgCACATTCTCTTCCTCTCACCCTTGCTGATCCCCGGGTGTTCCTGCATCAACAACCAATGGATCAGTTACATAACTTTGTTCAAAACTGAGAAAGCTCCCTACTGTTAGCTTGTATGTGAGTCTCACATTTAGACTTGAAATTATGTTTACAAAATTCAAGTGATTAATGATTATGATAGTTGTGCAGGTTTCATTGGAACAAAGGTACACTGAAGCCTCAACAACCCAAAAAATGAAATGGGGGGGAGAGAGGAGTATCATGAACTAACCTTTAGATACATGTCAATGGCGCGGTAAAGACCATCATGAGTTGGTCTCGAGAAGCTTGATACCATTTCAGCAAGATTGACAAACTTTGACGCGGGTAAGTTGGGATCACGTGAAATCTCAGTAAGATAGCTGTCAACCAGCTTTGCCACCTTCACCTTGGAAGTATCCGATAACCTGGGACTTCTAATCTCCTGGAATTCACTTTCCATTGAAGGATCAGTCTGAGCACTTCGATCGTGTGTCACAAACTCTTCAATTAAGCTCTGCATTATATCAACTTCATATTTTATTGCGTCATCAGTTGGGGCTTGAATCAAAAGATCAGAAACTGTAGCCTCGTCAAGCTGCTGGCCAATTTTGCGAATTAACTCGCATTTTTCGACTTCTCCACATTCCAACAGTCTTGCCGCTTTTAACAATTTAAGTAAGAAACTGCAAGGGACACTGCCTGCAGGAAGTAAGTGGATTACAGTCTCCACCAATGATTTATTCTTTACGACATCCCCCTGAATCATACCCTTGCTAAAACCTGACAACCTTCTGGTAGTATATGCCTTTAAGGCTTCCCCTATTACATCACCAGAAATGCTTCCTTTGGTCTTAATTATTGTTATCACCCGCTTGTATAAATCAAGTTGAAGCCCACAGAGGTCTTCCACCCACCAGTCTTTCGGAACCATCTGTTGTTTTGCCACACCATTCCAGTGTGAATCATCCCCATTATTAGACGGTAGCTTTTTGTGGTTATATGTATATGACCACTCCACCTTGGAAGTATCAATGGTAGCCTTGGAAGCTATGGAATCGAGGCAGTGGCTCACCACCTTAACTTCCTCGGACCATGGCAGAAGAGACTTCGTAGTCTGAAGAACAATAATCGAGTCTTTCCAGCTCCGGAAGATGCTAGAGTTTAGGAACACTTCAACCTTGTAGACTAGGTTTCCTTTATCAATAGTTTCGTACATCTCCAGGTACTCTGCTGCGCATCGAGTTGCAACCACATTGTATGCATTGAGAGTGACAGTCATGCCGTAACAGAACTTGGCACATATTTCAAAAGCAGCAGGTCCGCCAGGAATATCATGGATGTGGATTTCATCGCTGTTTTCATTTGTACTTGCGACCAGTTTCTGCAGGCGTGCACTCTTGGACAAAAGAGGAAACTACAGAAGCATCACAGTTATATTACAATGGATCATAAGTAATGTCTTAAAGAACCTAACAAATTAACTAAGGAACTATTGGTGTCCCAAAACGCCATCAATGTGTCTAAATTCAATGCAAGTTTGGCTGGTTAAGTGGTTATGGCAATCAAACAGATGCCATTACATGTTAGAAAACAACAAGCTACCGACCAAAAAGTAGGATCCTGTTTAAAGACCAAACAGGTTTCATACCTTGTGCAAATAAAACTTCACATCTCCGACATTAACAGCTACATCAGTTGCCAACTCAGTTGCGACATATCTGGATGCACAAATGTTCAGGCGTCAATCATAAACTTGACAAAATATGCACCTAATTGAATTAGAATAACCTGAGCAAACACATAACAAGAAGCAGAAATTACACGAGTAACGCTAAGCAGAAAGTTCACCCGATGAAatgtaaattttcttttaagtttaACACAGCACAGGCCATAACCTTTTTAAGACtacaattttaaaaattttgtttaGAAAGCATTGTTGAACATGAACGGTGAATAATTAACTTTGATGGAGGAAATGGTTTTGCCTTAACAGTGAGATTTCACATAGTTCtacaattttatttaaactgaTATCAAGTTCGAACATTTCCATCATCAAAACTTCAAATACAGTAACACCGTTGAATCATAAGATAACACTAAAGTCGCATTCCATGACCTTGCAGAACTTAAATCTTGGTTCCTCATGTACCTACACAGATAACAAATCTACACCGGAAAAGGCGAGCGAGTCTAAAACGTGAAACAGGATTATTCAGAAATTCCGAAAGTTTTAACTTTTACCTAATCCATGTTGAGTAAATGAGGTCAACTACATTGTGCCTCCACTAAGAGTAAACATCTAAATTTAGGAAAGGACATTGGCACACATCTCACAAACTATGGCAGAGGGTTAAATATACCAACAACCGGGTTAATAGCACACGTTCGATTCATTTTCCAGCAAAAGCTAAAGAAACATAAACCATGTTATTGTTACTCAGGTGACAAGATCTGATACTAACCTTATATTGTCTCCGTCGGTCTGAAAGAAATCCGGTTTCGATCCAAGTTTCATGAACTTCATTTTTGGCAAGGAAGAGATCTACTTCTTAGTTCTCTCCTCCACAATTCCTGATTCCTACTAATGCTGCAAATATTCAACCACCGctgcgaattcgataccaaaatCCCCCCGAAAACAAAGGGAAACTCCCCGATAGTGGCGATTGAACAACTGACAACCTTGGATtttaaggtaaaaaaaaaaagaacagatcttaggaaaactttggTGTTGTTCTACCTAGTGTGACCGAATCTTTCCCACAAAATGTTCACTTCCCTTGAATGAAAAGAAGGGAAGGGGTTGCTTCCTGAAATGGTTACACGACCCAATGACTCCGGAGAAACAGGGCCAGCTCAGGAGACATAAGCCATTACCAACTGACCATCCCAAAACATATATAATTCTCAAAAATCCAGAAGCAaaagaaattttaaataaaaaaaccccaCTTGCTTAAAACTGACACCACCGCCCTTGCCCTTATTTGTTTATCCTTCTCTCACTCCAGATATTTGCCTTCTCAATACTTTTATTCAGAACCCAAAACCCTCCACAATCCACATTCCACCACCAAAAAATGTTCCTTCCTCTTTGAAATCAGAACACCTGCTGCAATGGCAATTAGCAAACAATGTTTCTGGTATTAGTTGAATTAAACCACCAGGAAAGTAGACAGAAAGCATCAATTTTTGGGGTGTTTAAGAATCAGCATCAAACACCACCAAGTGGGgaaaaaaataaagatgatcaGAATTGGTCAGAATATCCCATGTCgcttaccaaaaacaaaaagaattgaaatttcatccaaagCAACTCATGCCGCAGATTTTCTAGTATGCGACCACGTGGTTTTCGAAGAAGGATTCAATGAACAAGATTTAACGGCTAAAAATTCCTAAACATTTCGCTTATGCTGTGATACATATACTAAACGCAAGAAATCTAAGCAAGCACAACTCAatattaatttttgaatttgcaCAAATTTATTTAAACAAGAAAGCACCGAAAACCCACCTGAAATGAAGATCAGGGGGACCAAAACGAGCCAAAAGTTGTCAACTTTTAAAAACTGAATGATGGTATGAAGCAAATGGATCAGAGTGTgcga encodes the following:
- the LOC126613902 gene encoding BTB/POZ domain-containing protein NPY2-like — translated: MKFMKLGSKPDFFQTDGDNIRYVATELATDVAVNVGDVKFYLHKFPLLSKSARLQKLVASTNENSDEIHIHDIPGGPAAFEICAKFCYGMTVTLNAYNVVATRCAAEYLEMYETIDKGNLVYKVEVFLNSSIFRSWKDSIIVLQTTKSLLPWSEEVKVVSHCLDSIASKATIDTSKVEWSYTYNHKKLPSNNGDDSHWNGVAKQQMVPKDWWVEDLCGLQLDLYKRVITIIKTKGSISGDVIGEALKAYTTRRLSGFSKGMIQGDVVKNKSLVETVIHLLPAGSVPCSFLLKLLKAARLLECGEVEKCELIRKIGQQLDEATVSDLLIQAPTDDAIKYEVDIMQSLIEEFVTHDRSAQTDPSMESEFQEIRSPRLSDTSKVKVAKLVDSYLTEISRDPNLPASKFVNLAEMVSSFSRPTHDGLYRAIDMYLKEHPGISKGERKRMCKLMDCRKLSVDACMHAVQNERLPLRVVVQVLFFEQIRASASGGNSTPDLQGSIRALLPGGSHGSSRSTTNTEDDWDAVPTAEEIKGLKCEISTLRLGEVNGGVGVGSDRNGNPGATKNLEKVPSSKVKGMFMSKKIFSKLWSSKERSGEISSSNTSESPGSSSNAEETKSTRSRSRRNSVS